The following is a genomic window from Asterias amurensis chromosome 8, ASM3211899v1.
TATGCCGTGTTTGTTTAGCATCTAATACCCACTATAGGTCACGTGATGCActgagcgcaatcggtctattctagagcagtgtctcttccaatcccaccagagtaatatgcctgtgatattttttcacaggacgcCGGAAaatattgagtatacagtgcttaaacacattggtgtatgggtaaaaaaaaaaacttaatatcaggcctgtatgcttcgtttttgaaagggcaagggcaccaaggcattttctctttggcaaagggcaccctatgaggaaactgaaaatttctactggagcatttcaagggcaccaaggcatggcaaggggcaacacaggcaatcgcctccgttgcttCCGTAAAGTATTAGGCCCGTTATATTCAACTAGGTTAAGTTTCATACCTTgtgatgaaatgaaataaaatcaaTGCGAACACCAGCTTCCCCGGTGAAGAAGTTGGTtccattctcacaatgttgcaGCAGCGCCCAGCATACCACGGAAAACTTCCTGGACCTACAGGCAGCCCCAGGACCACCGAACCGAAGCTTGGGACTAGCTGCCTTAAGACCTTCTGAACACGCATCGTAGTAGTTGAGAAATCCTTTAAAAATAGATACATGCTGTAGTTTTTAGGTATAATTTTTACATTGCACTGAATGTGTATAAAGTTTGTATTATATATATTGTTGTGTTGAAGATAACTATTTTTGTAATAATGCGAGTTCAACATTTCAAATTCCTGCGATTGTTTTTAATCATTGGCTAATAAAAcattctattttattttattctatgGACAGTTTTCGGACAAAGCTTTCGGATAAAGATACATAATTCTTTCGAGGGTCATTTATATCAAAAGAAAACCCTACCTTTAACTcagaattaataataataatatttggtttttatacagcgctttatacaccatgtggggtgtcatggccaagtggataagagcaccgaactcaagctctgctgcttctgttcagcagagtgtgggttcgaatcccggtcatgacacctgtgtcctcgagcaagacacttagctataattgcttctctccacccaggggtaaatgggtacctgtgagggcagagatggttcttgtgattgatttagccgagtagcacataactaatgttgcacaggctgcatactccccaccagggagctgagatggtttaaggagtgattgaAGGCCCAGttaccaggggtaataatgtgaagcgctttgggacgcccttcgggtgcgaaaagcgctatataaaaacggattattattattattattattatgtctcaaagcgcttccaacattattaccctgatcactgggccatttcattccttaaaccatctcagctccctgggaagtatacagcctgtgccgccaaatatatAGCGCACTCAGCTAAaacaaccacaagaaccatctctaccctcacaagtacccatttacccctgggtggagagaagcaattatagctaagtgtcttgctcagggacacaagtgtcacgaccgggattcgaacccacactctgctgaacagaaacaccagagcttgagttcggtgctcttatccgctcggccacgacatgccaGAATTGTGAttaatgtttcaaaataaataaaatgttgtttaaaGAGTAATTTCTTTACCTTGAAGAGTGATGTTCAGATTATCAAAGTCCTTGTGGTCCGGCTCGTTCCATGTTTCAAAGTTCCACTCAGACACATAATCCAAACCAtatttcactaaaataaaacaaacatttataatTTATATTACCTGGTTTTACCTCTACACTGCAAGCACTGTTTACTTGATACTTTCCCTAGTTCTGTGaaatcgaacccacgacctttgccaatctagagcagtgtcttaccaagtaGACCACTGCGAATGCCCAGTAGCAAGAGGCAGTCCAAATCCTATATTTGTGCAGCACGTTACGACGAGCCTAAGATTGTCAAAATTTTGTATTTCCCTTAAAATAGCCCAgatgtacacacaaaacaagCACACTCCATAACACAACCTTTTCGCACGGTGCACATCTGTGCAAGATAAGACGCTTTAGGAAACATCATAAGTAATTAAACTCAAAATAAGTAAGCTTATTTTAATAACGtcaaccagccaaaataacatatTACATCCATTtatgataattgtcaaagaccagtattctcacttggtgtatcccaacatatgcataaaaaatctgtgaaaatttggactaaatAAACAGGTcatcaagagaataatgaaagaaaaaaaacacccttgtttcacaaattcttgtgtgccttcagatgcctaaGCTGAAGTCTTATCAAAAAcaaggttacttcagaggggacAATCTTTTATACcaccaaaagctctccattgcttgttacgaagtaagtttttaggctaacaattattttgagcaattacaaaCCGTGTCCAGTGCgataaagcagctctatgaaattgggcgcaattaagcaaaaaacattgctaaacaatattgtctgctaagcagaaatgaagcaggataccagtcacaaactgtacatgaaacacagtagtttggctggtaaccttattctggtaggcataattttgttgtgcttagctactttttgtgattaagcagctctatgaaattgggttctggggtcgatttcacaaagagttaggactagtcctagaagatatgaaaaacgtacggctagtcctaagttaggacaagtaactcatcctaactcgtaATAAAACTATAGTCTTATAGCTCTTTGTGAACTTCACCCCTGGTCTATTGGAATAAGACAAGCTTACTGTACCTATGTATCTTTTAGCCAATGCCGTAATCATATCTCTCCATGCATACACCTGTTTCACATCCTCAAAGTCCGTGAACCAATCAGACGGGTTCCCCATTATTTCAAATCCTGGGCGGAGTCCATTTCTCCAGATTCTGTCAATCATCTGATCCAAGAGGTCAAAGTTGAAAGTTACAGCTCCAGATTTATTCTCACTGTTTAAAGAACAGGGACAATCTTAGTTGAAGAGGAAacattatttataaaattaaaaaccacaAGTGTTTCATTACTGGAGGAAAGAAGCAgttggcagtggacactatggtaattacttaaaataagtattagcatataaccttaattggtaacaagtaatggggagctgttgagaaacggctccctctgaagtgacgtagttttctagaaagaagtaattttccacgaattgtccaagacctcagatttagaatttgaggtcttgaaatcaattagcatctgaaagcacacaacttcttgtgacaagggtgttttttctttcattattatctcgcaactttgatgaccaattgatctcaaattttgacaggtttgttattttatgcatattatgttgagatacaccaagtgagaagactggtctttgacaataatattaaGCTGTCCCGTGtctttacaggcagtggacactattggtaattactcaaaataattgttggcataaaacctttcttggtgacgagtattagggagaggttgatggtataaaacataatgagaaacagctccctctgaagtgccatagttttcgagaaagaagtaattctccacgaatttgatttcgagacctcaggtttagaacttgaggtcccgaaatcaaccatctaaacgcacacaacttcgtttgacaagggtgtttttttctttcattattatctcgcaagttcgatgaacaattgagctcaaattttcacaggtttattattttatgcatatgttgagatacaccaactgtgaagactagtctttgacaataaccaatagtttccactgtctttaagacaacttctacctttggtttttggaatgtACTGCTTTAATCCTGATACAAATGTAGATATACAATAAAAAGTGGAAATTTGATTTCAGACTTAATTATGACTTAAATAGGTATATACCTGATTTTGACAAGGTCTAGCAGCCAATGTACCCGCACTTGCTGAATTCCTTGGTTGGGCACAGATCCAATGAAGATCAAATTCTGATGCTCGGATTCATTCAGGAAGTATGAGGACGCTTTCTGGTGTGGAAGGGGCGGGCTGAAAGTAACAAGAAAAAGCTTCAACTAAAGcaacaaaagtataaattgAGACAATACGATAAAATCGATTAACTGTTGAAAACTGCTTAACAAATAAGGCCTAATAAATCAAAAGCTAAATTGTACTTTGACCTTTCTGAAAAAAAGAAGgagtaaaaaaattctttcaacaacaaaaaagaggaaatattttaactatttatcagcaaaaaaagaggcggcctctaaaaaggaacaGGCGagaccttgtgaactttgtttacaataagtgtgaccttgtgcattctttAGGTATTATGGCAGGCAATATActgcactggtcctatgggaaagttgacatttgttgtcataagttttgagatgtgcccctttcatcatatcatttgataggaattagacagtgcaatctccataaaatataagatttgatgttttcttccattaggctgtgtattAAATGtacctgcaggaagtccaggctctgtggctcttttgtaaacatgtgatgtcacaggtcacatcgtctataaatgCAATAAATAGTTAATATGGCCCGATGCTAATTGACCCTAGCAGACTCTTTCTTGGAGggtaaatgacaacacaacattcATACTGGTGAACAACAGGAGCAGTCAAGtggaaagaaataaaaagagaGAGAGGTGCACAGAAAAAGCAACGGGTGAACAATGTAGACAGAGACAAAGGGAGGAGGGAGGATTGGGGCTGGTTTAACAACAAGAGGTTAGAAACacaaaagacaaaatcaaagaTGGGAAGAGGGAAGAAGAGGGAGAAAAAGTCATTAAGAACACCCAATCATCATTTCTTGAAAAGCTTTGATCCCCAACAGTATAATGGCCCTCTAATTTCCGTTGAGGGCATTGACAAAGTTGATAGAACGCTGAATGAAGGCACAGGCTGCTCTTTCTTTTGTTAAAGGAGAAATGTGCACAGGTGCTGTTTCAGCGAGCAAACAATGTAGACAGAGACATGCAGGCTGGTGGGTAGAGAAGGGGCTAGTTTAACCACAAGAGGTtgtaaacacaaaggacaaaggtGGTAATTGAGGGAGGAAAAGAGTCATTAAACTTGATCATCATTTCTTAAAAAGCTTTGATCCAGAGACATGCAGGGGGTGGGTAGAGGGGGCTGGTTTAACTACAAAAGGTTGGaaacacaaaagacaaaaatCAAAGGTGGGAAGAGGGAGGAAAAGTCATTAAGAACACTCAATCATCGTTTCTTGAAAAGCTTTGATCTTGTAGCCCTCTAACTTTCATTGAGGGCACTGACCAAGTTTATAGAACGCTGAATGAAGGCACAGGTTGCTCTATCTTTTGTTATGCACATGGGTGCCATTTCTGccagaaaatgtttttgataGCAATTCTCAtttcattgtctgcactgatgtATTCTCGCATCAAAAAAGCTTGCTAAAATGGCATCCTGCGCACATTTCAACATCGTTTTACTTTGACTCTCTATAGTCTTTTATCTTCCAGTatgcgctaatccaccaatcagatgcttggactactagggggataaaaacatatctTCCTCTGTTTTATaccctacttcctctgtttttattacacagtgcgtattgtgaatgTCAATGCGTTACGTTCCATAtacagacagtgcaaaaattacattctaaactttgtgcgcttCGTCGCAAAATAACGCTctgaaatttgaaactttgcgcgTTGACATACTTGAAACtggaaaataaatttgttataaacacgcACGCTcctggaatacgaaaaaatatagcctgtctgcgtcccatatccaactggATATGTGACGCAGAAGCGATATATTCCgcattccactcgcgcttgtgtgataacttatattggCAGCCATCTCAAGTGAAACAATATCCGACAATCATCAATAAGATAAACATACCAGAAACCTGTGCTTGCCCAGAAATTCTTCAAGTCGGCCACTTTACTGTCGGACTTCACAACAAACTCATATTTAAGACTCAAAGATGGAGCTAGCATCATCAATAAGAATGAGAGAAGAGATGTACAGAATGCCTTCATGATGATGTTCAGATGTGGACGTGATTTCTTCTGaaaatgagaaagaaaaaaaaacaattattgaagATCACTCCAGGGATTtttagaataaaataaatagacCAATATTTATAGAGCGCTAAGGGCAACAGAGACTAGGGCTGACATCCTACCAGGGTAAAAACATTGTTCTAAAAAAGGTGGAAAACGTTGGTTTTTCTGAAACAAATAGCAACTGTATTTTTTGCCAGCGCCAGATTCTTAAGTGAATTGTACTGAGCTGGCAAAAAGGCTTTTGCGTTTGATTTGTACTcccaacaaaattaaaaaggacGCAAAAGCACTCTGCAGTGATGACGTaatttttgctaaaaatgcCAAGCTGTCAGacaaatcatggaggtagaacattCCACCATATCATCAATGCCCTGAATGGTTCAATAAAAAATAGTCCATGGTCAAATGTACGGGTgcatgtttaaaacaaattttttactTACTCGGTACTGCAGGCACGTTTGTCTGAGATCAGGGTAGGCCTACTTATGCCTTATTTGTAGCATAAGTGTGGAGTGCTATTGAAATAATGACTTggtagaaaataaaaaagtaagggatgtcctttttttttttttagctgtttcgtagcaaagcgcagcgaaacagctcttgttttcgttaaagttttttttattattattattatttttttttttatttgtcatcttcagaaaaatttcatataagtgctgatttgcaatgttcccaaagagcaattgcaatgaaattttcagggatgaaaggtattggtgcaatgatcattgcgaaacaaggatgtcattatgacataatcagaagtcacgtgacgtcatcttaaaggtgttgtattttaaatgtttgaaaatttataacaaatcatccacaagagaccgtaggtttctgtttgcgggattggggaggaataaataaggtcttcattttgtttcgtgtgcgtgacctcacatgacctctacttccggtcgaaaccggaagtggccctctaattcaaaattggaaaaagatatgaagttgcttttaacgatgttagtgcgtggcaagggtgggcagttcaaaaaaaataccaatgacgtcacaaaatgcaacggcgccctctagcggcaggatgaaaactcttcaaaatggactttttgaagatgtctgtggtgaagttttttgtaatcactttaaattttacacacaagttaactgtcaggcagccatcatatgtgtgaagtttcagatcaatgacgtcatcgggggtcacgtgacgcggccttaaaggtgcactttttgaactaatataactccctaagtaattatgcgatcatgttgaaacttggtaggttgttggatattgacaagttcttatgaaatattaaaggacgtcatgatgacgtcatcacatgattttttatgattttttcaatttttgcacctttaacacataaattgctatctgaatatggtataatccaaattattttttatttatgccacattgggtaaaattgctttgaatacccaacaaatttaaaactcagttgagaaatttgaaatttttgttgacgaaacagctctgcatttgtgcacaaatgcaatttagctctagttttttttaaaactcattGGGTGCAAATTCGTTAGCTTCCCTGGGACGACCCGGTCTTCCCCCGGTGCGTTCAAATAGACATTCCATGGGCTCACgggggtcagcccccagtgccctgcttgtggagtgggtcacttgggccTGGGGGCttgccccaggtgcatgacgtcacttgcgataacgtaacctcCCTCCCGACGGCCGCGAGGCCGTcgggagggttacgttatcgcaactattgtcaggggctcactagagtgagcaccgcggggtagacccagggaagctaaacaaacacaCCCATTGTTATGCAGTGCctcaaaaaatcaaaaatcataTTAAAAAAACTATAACTTAGTTTTACTAAATTCCCTtacttaaataaacaaataacataACTATTTGATTGTACAGCACGGCCATGACTACTTTGACAAAAAGTttcacaaaatgacaaaaagtaTATGCAAATAAACTTTACAAAAACCTTCActcaaaatgtcaaataagtTTATAAAACTCAGTATCACGCACCCCCACCGAAATAACACTTTCGCCCCGCCCCCAGTTTACAGAGCACCCGACTAATGTTAATGACTATGTCAAGTGTCGGATTAGGGTTCCAGACCAATATATTGCTGTTAAAATCGAGAACCAAAATAGAACTGGTCTATGACTATTGTGAAAGTGCAACACCCCGTTCTTTTAACACAATTGTTATGGAAAATGAGTTATGATCCAGTCCTCAGACATTTTATGGTTACCAGTAATCCCTCCTACAGGGCTGGGCAAGGCGTTCAGCAACAGGCGCAGGACATGGATCCAAGACTACCGGTCAAACTGCAAGAAAATGTAGCCGATTTGGGAGGCCTTGCGAAGCAGATTCTACGCGGATCGAAATCCAACGAGGTCAGCGGATATGGGTCAAGGGTCAAATAATACTGTTGATTTTTGTGTGTTGGTGTCTGGTTTTGACCTTGAAGAAAAGCGAAGTTGGCTGGGCGGATCCACCTTGTGTATTTTAATTGTGGGTGGTTTGTTCTTGCCATATAGTTTGTTGATAACGGGATTCTGaataatttgatttgttttgtgcaattcataatttATGCCCAGCGCAATGTATGTTtactacaaattattaaaaattaaatatttgtatataaaacaaaacactgacTACTAGACTAATAGACCCAATGAGGAAGAAAATAGAGTATTTCTTTCCTCCATTAGGTGACCCTCCTTTCTTTCGACGGTCACAGACTGCTGGGTTTTGAGACCACAACTCATTTCattagttgcaataacgtaaccctcctctcgcAGTCGTCAAGAGGAGAGTttcgttatcgcaactaacaaCTTGTGAGATATGAGATCAAAAATAAGTGCAATTTCACCTAATGTTAACAGACTAGACTAGTCACCAGACTTCCCGGATTATGGGATTGTTGATATCCTTTTGTAAATAGTTTTAATTTGGTGTCACTTGACGACCCTTAAATTGTATAATTTgtccttcttttttttgggcAGCATTTGATGCAAGCGGCACGCAATCTAGCCATGCAAGAATCTACTGTTGACAATTCATCTCATGTAAGTATTAAAAACAGGTTGTTTTGTTGAAACTTGGCATCCAAGACTGTAAACCCAAAATGACTAAAGGGTTAAAGACAAAATTACTGCTAGTTCCTGTGAAGTAAAACAGATGTTTTGTTCACTATAAAAACATCTAATTTAAcaattctactttttaaaatattctgCTTTTTGGACCTTTACAAtccttactcctagaactatgaggttcaccATTCCCCTATCGTATCGTGGAGACGTTAGCGGAACGCCCCTCATAGTTCCAAAGTATACATTCCTAACATGCTCAATTTcaattaatttgaattttttgtgGTTATTTTAGAATGTGAAAAAGATGAGTCTGATGGTGTCACAGCTACAGTTCCAGTAAGTATATAAATCCTTTGTcaataaaaccaaaacaaaacattctgtCACAATCTTACAAACAGCTCCAATAGAAAACTAACAACATGTATTTCTCTTTTCATTTTAACAGGGCAGAAGCCATTGAAAGAAGGTAAATATAACTGTTTTGCCGTCAAGTTTTCCAtcatgtgaaattttcaaattgcgGCCGGTATTGCCGAGCAGTTAAAAAGCACTAGACTcgagccctggtgtttctgatcagcagagtgtgggttcaaggcCCATTCATCGAACTTGTGTCCATAATTGCtctgtccttcggatgggacattaaaggcagtggacactattggtaattgtcaaagaccagtcttcttacttggtgtatctcaacataagcataaaataacaaacctgtgaaaatttgagcttgattggttgtcggagttgcgagataactatgaaagaaaaaaaaacacccttgtcacacgaagttgcggctttcagatgcttgatttcgagacctcaaattctaaacttgaggtatcgaaatcaaaatcgtggaaaattacttctttctcgaaaactacgtctcttcagagggagccgtttctcacaattttttataccatcaacctctccccattactcgttaccaagaaaggttttatgctgatagttattttgataaattaccaatagtgtccactgcctttaagccataggtcctgtgtactaggattggtagtgcaagTAATAAAACACAGAAcacttatcatggaagagtaggTGCTTCTGGTTCACGAAACAAGCACCCTTTTCTACAGATTTCCTCAGGCTCGTGAGCtaaagtgattaagttcacttacgAGACATCCTTGGTTTCACTACCAGaagtataataataaattcACATGTCTATGCCTGATGCCtgatatagaccttatgcacatgacgtcatttcagtacggcgcccccgcattgaggtcaaaaggaggttgttcatcgGTTGttcaatctatgtgcgtttcgattgtttcgtcaccgcttgacctcaaagatggcgactggatgacgtcaatgcataaggtctattgaatTTATTCTGTGTTTTGTCCTCGTAGCTTGGAGGTGATGGATACACTACAAGACCAACTCCAGACCCTTCAGAGGTGATGAAGCCAACCCCACCTCACTCTTGCATCCCTTAAGACCAACTTCAAAGTCGTCTTCAAAAAGGAAGTTTGTGGTTAAGAGCTTCAGTGTTTATTTGTCAGATGGAAGATGGATAACTGACCAGCTGAGGTTTCCATTGAACCAGAATCTGGTCTTGATTTTCCAAACAAGGAgctgaaaaattataatttggCCACAAACTCAATATCTTTGCAGACCTTGACATAACTCACAACACCCCACAGCGATTGCCGTGgggccctgtgcttttgctgtggtgccctttgcaaagttccaacacaaattttcattttaataGAAGTATACCTTACCAGGGGgaaattgttgtgctttttcAAGAATTAAATTCAAGGCCCATCTTGGTATCTACTCTTTCTTCCAAATTGGGTTCTATTTCTCTTGGCAGACAGACAAGTGACTTTATCCTGTCTTGATTTTACTCTTGCCaagttgcaaaatgttaataagttgcaaaattttaattttgagaAGTGGttatcatagtttttgagatgaTTAGAGAGGTACTAACCACTGAGCTCATGTCAGGCATGGCTGCCCAattgtgtctttaaaaaagctGCAAGCCAGTTGCAAATTAGATATAAATGCTTTCTGGTACAATGACATGCTTGTATAGTCACAGGTGACCGCGTAAATATGTCACATGGACTAGGGTTTCGCATAGTTACATAAGATAGGACAAACGCGCATAATTTCTCACGCAAAGTTGTAGGGACTTCCTTTTGTTGTTTTACTATTCCCTTTTCTAAGGGTTTCTCTTGTGGGGGACACAgttttacaaagaaaaacaagatgttacTCAATTCTACTCAATATAAGCAAAATCTGCCcagaaccatttgacatagcaacctGTCTTTCTGGAATTTTAACtgaagtggtaacttgtgactaagaAAGTCAGAACCAGAAGTTATTCAAATCTAAGAAAGTCATTGTACCGGAATTATTCGTATCTTTTTGCAATTGACATGAAATGaaactattatttatttggtaTCAGTGTGATTTCTGTAAAATAAATATCTGCATTCCATTAAAATTACACACACAAATAAGTGATTGCAATTGTAGTCCTTTATTGCAAAATTTGTTAGTTCTGTCGTTAATTAAATGTATAAAAATTGATCTCCTTATAAGAAGAATGTTTACATATGAATTTGtcttttacaaaatgaaaaaaaactgaacatttATGGAAAATAATTGTTGGACAATTTACCGACAGAAAGTTGAAAAAACCTGAATCTCAATGTCTACACTAAATCAGTCCTACATCACTAATAGTGGTCCAAGTACCAACACATGATCGGCTAGACAAATGCTGTGATTACTACTTGTGGCATTTTCTTCAAGAagattattatatattttttatttaaagcacAAAGTGACACTTGACACCAGTTACAACTTAAAGTGCATGATGCGATAGTACAATAAAAGTACACCAAATATTAAAACGCAAGATACGACAGTCGAGTATTTTTCTATTTTATGTGTTAAACAGTCCGAGTTGTAAGATCAATTggacaaaacaattttaaagaaataaacaaacaaacaaaattcctTAAACCAGATCCTCTTTCCTTTCAATTATCTcgctccccctcccccccccccaaaaaaagaaatggAAAACATCCACACTATCAAAAGTCACAATATGAAATACtgaattaattaaaaactaaacCGATGGCAATATTTTAAACACTTTACATCGGATGATGGCAAATTTTTATGGATCTCTCTTCAATGGTTTAAAATGTGTCTTCCCTGTCTGCCTACAGCACTCAACTAATTTTGTTGACGATTTTGTTCACTTTTTTCAAACTGTATTGGACAATCTTTGAAATCatttaaaaacttgcatttaaagATTAAGGATTTAATGCCGTTTAAATGGAAATGATTAGTTTCAAtgcatacattttttgtttttacacaaatatttcaacTTGTTGCTGGGTACCACCGTCTCCCACTCCTATTTTCTAGATGTAAAGCACCATGTCCTTTAAAAGCTCATGATTATGGCTTATAAATTAtttccccccccctttttttaaagggaaggtatacgtttggtaatcactcttaaagccattggaccctttcggtaaacagtgttgtccaaggcccacactttgtgtaccacaacttctatatcaaataacaaacctgtgaaagtttaggctcaattggtcatcggagtcgggagaaaacaacggaaaaacccacccatgtttccgcgcgtttcgccgtgtcatgacatgtgtttaaaataaatccgtaattctcgttaacgagaatttatattgttttaccgttttctcaaaaagtaaagcatttcatggactaatatttcaagagaagtctttcaccattaccttctgtaaaccctgtaaattatttgtaaatctgtgaacttttttttttttttctgtaccgaaagggtccaatggcttta
Proteins encoded in this region:
- the LOC139940370 gene encoding BLOC-1-related complex subunit 7-like, yielding MTIVKVQHPVLLTQLLWKMSYDPVLRHFMVTSNPSYRAGQGVQQQAQDMDPRLPVKLQENVADLGGLAKQILRGSKSNEHLMQAARNLAMQESTVDNSSHNVKKMSLMVSQLQFQAEAIERSLEVMDTLQDQLQTLQR